DNA sequence from the Maribacter dokdonensis DSW-8 genome:
GGCCATCACAGATTTTGGTGTACCGGCTTTCATACCATACAACGCATAATCCATAAGATGTACGCCCCAATCTGTCATTAAACCACCGGCATAATCCCAAAACCACCTGAAATCGAAATGAAATCTATTTTTATTAAATGCCCTATCGGGAGCCGGACCCAACCACATTTTATAATCTACCCCTTTAGGAACTGGAGCATCGGCTACTACGGGAACAGGTTTCATCCAACCTTGGTATGCCCATGCTTTTGCCAAGCGTATTTCTCCTAACGCACCAGAATGCACATATTTAATGGCATCTACAAAATGCGGTTGACTACGCTGCCATTGGCCTATTTGCACCATTCTATCCCTAGACTCCACAAAGTCCAACATAATATTGGCTTCTTCAACAGAATTAGCAATTGGCTTCTCACAATAAACATCTTTACCCGCTTGTAATGCATCTGTTAACTGTAGGCAATGCCAATGATCTGGCGTACCAATAATAACGACATCTATATCTTTATTCTCATATAACTTTCTATAATCACTATACCATTTTGGTTTTTTGATTCCCGCCTTTTCAAGATCAGCTGTTCTTTCCCTTAATACATTTTCATCTACATCACACAATGCTATGACATTAATATCACTCATTTTCAAAAAAGAGCTTAAGTCAGAGAAACCCATACCCTTACAGCCTACCAAACCAACATTGATAGTGTCGTTGGCGCCCACCTTCCTACACATCATTGATAACATCTCCATAGGGAACATAAATGATGCTCCTGTCATTACCAATCCTGCGGTGCCTTTTCTAAT
Encoded proteins:
- a CDS encoding Gfo/Idh/MocA family protein; protein product: MLHNRRNFIRKGTAGLVMTGASFMFPMEMLSMMCRKVGANDTINVGLVGCKGMGFSDLSSFLKMSDINVIALCDVDENVLRERTADLEKAGIKKPKWYSDYRKLYENKDIDVVIIGTPDHWHCLQLTDALQAGKDVYCEKPIANSVEEANIMLDFVESRDRMVQIGQWQRSQPHFVDAIKYVHSGALGEIRLAKAWAYQGWMKPVPVVADAPVPKGVDYKMWLGPAPDRAFNKNRFHFDFRWFWDYAGGLMTDWGVHLMDYALYGMKAGTPKSVMALGGKFAYPNDASETPDTLQTVYEYDGFSILWEHATGIDGGNYGRNHGIAFIGNNGTLVVDRGGWEVIPETEFQGWGKDGIPKLEAVSHTKGEFNGLDLHTQNFIEAVKSRDNAKLNAPIKVGYDAALVSHMGNVAFKTGNRIYWDPMAGKFKNEEANQFLKANYHNGWNLPKL